Genomic DNA from Corynebacterium diphtheriae:
CCGTCATGGCTTCGGTGCGGTCGATCACCAAGGTGCCACCAGATGGCAGCCAAACCTTTCGTGACAGTGCCTTTTTAATCTGCTCGTTGACGCGGTGCACCTCGAAGGCGTCACGTCCCTCATGCTCGCTGCGGTCAAAACGCACCAAGCGATCCAACAAGTCTGGGGCAACCGACTGCACATACGCGTGAACCGTGTTCCATGCACGATCACCATCGATAACCAAGGAGGTGAAATCTTCATTGAAGAGATCACGCACCACTTTGACGAGCATGTTGGGCTCTTCATACATGGTCACCGGCTTGGCACCCTTGGAAGCTTTTTCTTCCTCGGTGCGCTGCTGGATCTTATCCCAGAGCTTGTGCAAGCGTTTGACGTCTGCACCGATCGCCTCTGCAGAAACGTTTTCGGCGGCAGTTCGGATGATGGCACCGCCGTCGTGAGGCACGACCTCCTTGAGGATTTCCTTCAAACGCTTACGCTCAGGAGCTGGAAGCTTGCGGGAAATCCCTGCAGTGCGTCCACCAGGAACGTACACCAAGTAGCGTCCCGCGAAAGAAATCTGCGTAGTAAGGCGAGCACCCTTGTGTCCAATAGGATCTTTAGCAACTTGGACGAGCACCTGGTCACCGGATTTCAGGGCTTGCTCGATACGACGGCCTCGCCCACCAAGGCCTGCGGCACGCCAGTCCACCTCGCCCGCGTAAAGCACACCGTTGCGACCCTTTCCGATGTCGATGAAGGCAGCTTCCATGCTGGGCAGGACGTTTTGCACGCGACCAAGATAGATGTTGCCGATCATCGAGGCCTGGGCCTCACTGGTAACAAAGTGCTCAACGAGCATTCCATCTTCAAGCACACCAACTTGGGTCACCATGCCATGGTGGTCTACACGATCGCGCTCACGTACCACCATCGTGCGCGTGACAGATTCGCGACGTGCTAGGAACTCGGCCTCAGAAACGATGTGGCGCTTCTTTTTCGACTCTTCACGCAGCTCCGCGCGGCGACGACGCTGTGCTTCCAAACGAGTGGAGCCTTTAATACCTACTGGCTCGGTGATTTCTTCGGATTCGTGCTCGTCAGCATCTTCTGTTTCAACAATCTCAGCTGAGTCATCTGCACCCTTGCCACGACCAGCGCCACGACGACCGCGACGACGACGCTTAGCGTGAGTGGAGTCGTCGTCAGTGTCGTCTTCCCCATCCTCGTCGTCTTCTACTTCTTCGAGCTCTTTATCAACGACCGTGGGCGCGATAAACAGCGGAACGCTATAGGACACGCTCGCCGGCGCAGGTGCAGATTCCGGCTCAACGTCCTCGAGCGGCTCCGCTTCTTTTTCGAACTCGATAACCTCGTGGAGGTCCTCTACCTCCACCGAACGCTGACTTAGTTCGCGCTCAACCTGCCGCTTAATCTGCTCGACCTCGTTATCCACGTTCTTTTCCACGCGGTAGCGCAGCTTCTCTTCCTCAGAATCCACTACACGATGCTCGTTCGCCGCCGCTTCTTCCAAGTCGCGGTTGACCTTGGCTTCGATCTGCGCAATCTCATTTTCCACGTTCTTTTCCACGCGGTGGCGCAACTTCTCATCTACTTCCGGTTGCGCTGGAACGAAAGAGTCGAGCAGCTGATTAGCTTCTTGGTTACTCAACGTCGACTGCGCTACTTTTTTCAGTCCCATGGTTGCCAACTGCGCGATGAGCTCTTTAGA
This window encodes:
- a CDS encoding translation initiation factor IF-2 N-terminal domain-containing protein; the protein is MAEKSKKTTKNQAVSSPIGQAIAALDRSIIGEKIRVHILAKQLGVASKELIAQLATMGLKKVAQSTLSNQEANQLLDSFVPAQPEVDEKLRHRVEKNVENEIAQIEAKVNRDLEEAAANEHRVVDSEEEKLRYRVEKNVDNEVEQIKRQVERELSQRSVEVEDLHEVIEFEKEAEPLEDVEPESAPAPASVSYSVPLFIAPTVVDKELEEVEDDEDGEDDTDDDSTHAKRRRRGRRGAGRGKGADDSAEIVETEDADEHESEEITEPVGIKGSTRLEAQRRRRAELREESKKKRHIVSEAEFLARRESVTRTMVVRERDRVDHHGMVTQVGVLEDGMLVEHFVTSEAQASMIGNIYLGRVQNVLPSMEAAFIDIGKGRNGVLYAGEVDWRAAGLGGRGRRIEQALKSGDQVLVQVAKDPIGHKGARLTTQISFAGRYLVYVPGGRTAGISRKLPAPERKRLKEILKEVVPHDGGAIIRTAAENVSAEAIGADVKRLHKLWDKIQQRTEEEKASKGAKPVTMYEEPNMLVKVVRDLFNEDFTSLVIDGDRAWNTVHAYVQSVAPDLLDRLVRFDRSEHEGRDAFEVHRVNEQIKKALSRKVWLPSGGTLVIDRTEAMTVIDVNTGKFTGAGGNLEETVTKNNLEAAEEIVRQMRLRDLGGMIVVDFIDMVLPENQDLVLRRLTEALGRDRTRHQVSEVTSLGLVQMTRKRLGTGLLETFATECPHCEGRGVIIHDDPVEQRDADVAMEKSHRARNERKKNKNHTPSEHPAAVAMHEEKKKVSIEDLVAAVVIEDDPQPEPEVAPAPADDDVMNIVSAALDRAYEEDPDEPSGSDYLPLEEKPQTYAEAVEEFERSPRRKRKTRGNSVSDVPPRKADFEKPEPEVVVEKVSSRGRRRAVRRTVVEATPEVVAPTETVESSRGRRRAVRKKMSAQPVQTEPVVEDKHEVSASSQGGRGRRRASRRAPRR